A single window of Senegalia massiliensis DNA harbors:
- a CDS encoding V-type ATPase subunit, whose amino-acid sequence MSSVTKFAAVNTKIRALKRNMLTLNDYENLISKKNIEDFVDYLKSNTGYSEALEQINTKGIHRDKLEIYLKKYMKNQYEKIIHFFIGEYRKLFKILFKKFEIEDLKLYLRTLARGKDLDSIKDLILYKGSYSTIDHDKLIKSKNTSELIENLKGTIYYDRLYPYLDEEEDRLMFYIEMNLDRFYFTKLYEQIEHLKSTDRKTLEDILGINIDLLNIEWLYRGRKFFNLSKEELVNYALKGGRITNYNLIKKLSYANSEQDFIEIVATTPYYFLFEDKNTIDLYMEIKLETYMYNRFLDYFNQGKMNIMVAVSYIHLLEYEIRDIISIAESIRYDLDKKETERYIIREISKEVK is encoded by the coding sequence TTGAGTAGTGTTACAAAGTTTGCTGCTGTAAATACTAAAATAAGAGCATTGAAACGAAACATGCTTACATTGAATGATTATGAAAATTTAATATCAAAAAAAAATATTGAAGATTTTGTAGATTATTTAAAATCTAATACAGGATATAGTGAAGCATTAGAGCAAATTAATACAAAAGGTATACATAGAGATAAGTTAGAAATATATCTTAAAAAATATATGAAAAATCAATATGAGAAAATAATTCATTTTTTCATTGGTGAATATAGAAAACTATTTAAAATACTATTTAAAAAATTTGAGATAGAAGATTTAAAACTATATCTAAGAACTCTTGCTAGAGGAAAAGATTTAGATTCAATAAAAGATTTGATACTTTACAAAGGAAGTTATAGTACTATTGATCATGATAAGTTAATTAAATCAAAAAATACTTCTGAGTTAATAGAAAATTTAAAAGGAACAATATATTATGATAGACTTTATCCTTATTTAGACGAAGAAGAAGATAGACTGATGTTTTATATTGAGATGAACCTAGATAGATTTTATTTTACAAAATTATATGAACAGATTGAACATTTAAAAAGCACAGATAGAAAAACTTTAGAAGATATATTAGGCATAAATATAGATCTTTTAAATATAGAGTGGTTATATAGAGGCCGTAAATTTTTTAATTTATCTAAAGAAGAGCTAGTAAATTATGCTTTAAAAGGTGGAAGAATAACAAATTATAATTTAATTAAAAAACTTAGTTATGCAAATTCTGAACAAGATTTTATAGAAATAGTAGCTACTACTCCGTATTATTTTTTATTTGAAGATAAAAATACAATAGACTTATATATGGAAATAAAATTAGAAACTTATATGTATAATAGATTTTTAGATTATTTTAATCAAGGAAAAATGAATATAATGGTTGCTGTAAGCTATATCCATTTATTAGAATATGAAATAAGAGATATAATATCTATAGCTGAATCCATAAGATATGATTTAGATAAAAAAGAAACAGAAAGATATATAATAAGAGAAATTAGCAAGGAGGTGAAATAA
- a CDS encoding class I SAM-dependent methyltransferase, translating to MAYFDNIENAKEYINMAEGIDGTYLVNILKKYLQKGSTILELGMGPGKDLNLLKKDYKVTGSDKSKAFLDLYSDENKDIELLLLDAKTLNIDRKFDSIYSNKVLIHLDKDELKESINRQYDILNNDGITVHSFWRGETEEVVDGLKFVYYDKDELINLFSKKFKILDIAYYTEMEYKDSIYIVIKKA from the coding sequence ATGGCATATTTCGATAATATAGAAAATGCAAAAGAATATATTAATATGGCAGAAGGAATAGATGGAACTTATTTAGTTAACATATTAAAGAAATATTTACAAAAAGGTTCTACAATTTTAGAACTAGGTATGGGACCAGGAAAAGATTTAAACTTACTTAAAAAAGATTATAAAGTTACTGGTTCTGATAAATCAAAGGCTTTTTTAGATTTATATAGTGATGAAAATAAAGATATAGAACTATTATTACTTGATGCTAAAACCTTAAATATAGATAGAAAATTTGATTCTATTTATTCAAATAAGGTTTTAATACATTTAGATAAAGATGAATTAAAGGAATCAATAAATAGACAATATGATATACTGAACAATGATGGTATAACTGTTCATAGTTTTTGGAGAGGAGAAACAGAAGAAGTAGTAGATGGATTAAAATTTGTATATTATGATAAGGATGAATTAATAAATTTGTTTAGTAAAAAATTTAAAATTTTAGATATAGCATATTATACTGAAATGGAATATAAAGATTCAATATATATTGTTATAAAAAAGGCTTAA
- a CDS encoding ABC-F family ATP-binding cassette domain-containing protein, translated as MNLLTIENISKRYGEKELFNNITFGINEEDKIGLIGINGTGKSTLLKIITGKESPDSGRIIKRNDIRIEYLSQNPHFEKGATILEQVFQGNSDIMKTIREYNEAIEDKNTSNEKIIKLSSEMDKKNAWELESEAKSILTKLGISNFTRKVDNLSGGLKKRIALASALIKPCDLLILDEPTNHLDNDSIDYLEEYLNNRKGALLMITHDRYFLDRIVNKIIELDNKNIYEYMGNYNYFLEKKLEREELLEKEEQKRKKLYNSELKWIRTGAKARTTKQKARINRFENLKESKIDTTKENIDISVGSRRLGKKIVELKDISKSYGEKKIIEDFTYTVLRDDRVGIIGENGIGKSTLINIITGITNLDAGKVEIGETVKIGLFSQETSHIDGNQRAIEYIKEGAEYIETGDGDKITASQMMENFLFSKDLQWSYISKLSGGEKRRLHLLRVLMETPNVLLLDEPTNDLDIETLRILEDYLENFDGAVIAVSHDRYFLDKIAEKLFEFKGKGEIVQHTGNYTAFKKSRDKAINTLFKKEEKTNNEKKNKEKSKSQKLKFSYNEKKEYEEIDDIILDLETKIEEVDKKINDTTSDYVLLQDLLKEKEILEKELEAKMERWIYLNGLAEKIEEEKSK; from the coding sequence TTGAATTTATTAACTATAGAAAATATATCAAAGAGATATGGAGAGAAAGAATTATTTAATAATATAACTTTTGGAATAAATGAAGAAGATAAGATAGGTCTTATCGGAATAAATGGAACAGGCAAATCCACTTTATTAAAAATAATTACAGGAAAAGAAAGTCCTGATAGTGGTAGAATTATTAAAAGAAATGATATAAGAATAGAATATTTGAGTCAAAATCCTCATTTTGAAAAAGGTGCAACTATATTAGAGCAAGTTTTTCAAGGGAATAGTGATATTATGAAAACTATAAGAGAATATAATGAGGCTATAGAAGATAAAAATACTTCAAACGAAAAGATAATAAAATTATCATCAGAAATGGATAAGAAAAATGCATGGGAATTAGAAAGTGAAGCAAAATCAATATTAACTAAATTAGGCATAAGTAATTTTACTAGAAAAGTAGACAATTTATCTGGAGGATTAAAAAAGAGAATAGCTCTTGCATCTGCTCTTATAAAACCATGTGATTTATTAATATTAGATGAACCTACAAACCATTTAGATAATGATTCAATAGATTATCTAGAAGAATATTTAAATAATAGAAAAGGTGCTTTATTAATGATAACCCATGATAGATATTTTCTAGATAGAATAGTGAACAAAATAATAGAATTAGATAACAAGAATATATATGAATACATGGGTAACTATAATTACTTTTTAGAAAAGAAACTAGAAAGAGAAGAACTTTTAGAAAAAGAAGAGCAGAAAAGAAAAAAGTTATATAATAGTGAATTAAAATGGATAAGAACTGGTGCAAAAGCAAGAACTACAAAACAAAAAGCAAGAATTAATAGATTTGAGAATTTAAAAGAAAGTAAAATAGATACTACAAAAGAAAATATAGATATATCAGTTGGAAGTAGAAGACTTGGTAAAAAGATTGTTGAATTAAAAGACATATCTAAATCTTATGGTGAAAAGAAAATAATAGAAGACTTTACTTATACAGTATTAAGAGATGATAGAGTAGGTATAATAGGAGAAAATGGAATAGGCAAATCTACTTTGATAAATATAATAACTGGAATTACAAATCTTGATGCTGGGAAAGTAGAGATAGGTGAAACTGTTAAAATAGGATTATTTTCTCAAGAGACTTCTCATATTGATGGAAATCAACGTGCAATTGAATATATAAAAGAAGGAGCAGAATATATAGAAACAGGAGATGGAGATAAAATAACTGCATCTCAAATGATGGAGAACTTTCTCTTTTCAAAAGATTTACAATGGTCATATATATCTAAGCTTTCTGGTGGTGAAAAAAGAAGGTTACATCTCTTAAGGGTTCTTATGGAAACACCTAATGTATTATTATTAGATGAACCTACAAATGATTTAGATATAGAAACTTTAAGAATACTAGAAGATTATTTAGAAAACTTTGATGGAGCTGTAATAGCAGTTTCACATGATAGATATTTTCTAGATAAAATAGCAGAAAAATTATTTGAATTTAAAGGTAAAGGTGAAATAGTACAACATACAGGTAATTATACTGCATTTAAAAAGAGTAGAGATAAAGCAATAAATACATTATTTAAAAAAGAAGAAAAAACTAACAATGAAAAGAAAAATAAAGAGAAATCTAAAAGTCAAAAATTAAAATTTTCTTATAATGAAAAAAAAGAATATGAGGAAATAGACGATATTATATTAGATTTAGAAACTAAAATAGAAGAAGTTGATAAAAAAATAAATGATACTACTTCAGATTATGTTTTATTACAAGATCTATTAAAAGAAAAGGAAATATTGGAAAAAGAGTTAGAAGCAAAGATGGAAAGATGGATATATTTAAATGGATTAGCTGAAAAAATAGAAGAAGAAAAAAGCAAATAA
- a CDS encoding ABC-F family ATP-binding cassette domain-containing protein, translating to MITVTNVSLRYGDQKLFKDVNLKFNPGNCYGIIGANGAGKSTFLKILSGEIEPNTGDISIPKDARMSVLKQDHFMYDEYPVIETVIMGNSRLYEIMKEKDQIYMKEDFSDEDGIKAAELEGEFAELNGWEAESEASALLQGLGIPTDMHDKKMNELTGSDKVKVMLAKALFGNPEILILDEPTNNLDIKSINWLEDFLLDFEGTVLVVSHDRHFLNTVCTHICDIDFGKIKLYVGNYDFWYESSKLAQQMMKDQNKKKEEKVKELQAFIARFSANASKSKQATSRKKLLEKITIDDIQPSSRRYPFVGFKPEREVGNDILMVEDLNKTIDGEVILKDVNFTVNKGDKIAFVGDEISITTLFKILMGKMEADSGSFKWGVTITTAYFPKDNSEFFNDVDLNLVDWMRQFSEDQSESYLRGFLGRMLFSGEEALKKAKVLSGGEKVRCMLSKMMLSSANVLILDQPTNHLDLESITAVNNGLRDYKSNVLFTSHDHQFIDTVANRIIKITPEGMIDKMMTYDEFLETVE from the coding sequence TTGATTACAGTAACTAATGTAAGTTTAAGATATGGGGATCAAAAACTTTTTAAAGATGTAAATTTAAAGTTTAATCCTGGAAACTGCTATGGAATTATAGGTGCCAATGGTGCTGGAAAGTCTACTTTTTTAAAGATTCTTTCAGGAGAAATAGAGCCTAATACAGGAGATATAAGTATTCCAAAAGATGCTAGAATGTCTGTTTTAAAGCAAGATCATTTCATGTATGATGAGTATCCAGTTATAGAAACAGTTATAATGGGAAACTCTAGACTTTATGAAATAATGAAAGAAAAAGATCAAATATATATGAAAGAAGACTTTTCAGATGAAGATGGAATAAAAGCAGCAGAACTTGAAGGAGAATTTGCTGAATTAAATGGTTGGGAAGCTGAATCTGAAGCTTCTGCTTTGCTTCAAGGACTTGGAATACCAACAGATATGCATGACAAAAAAATGAATGAATTAACTGGTTCAGATAAAGTAAAAGTAATGCTCGCAAAAGCTTTATTTGGTAATCCAGAAATACTAATATTAGATGAGCCTACCAATAACTTAGATATAAAATCTATAAACTGGTTAGAAGATTTTCTACTGGACTTTGAAGGTACAGTTTTAGTTGTATCTCATGATAGACATTTTCTAAATACTGTATGTACTCATATTTGCGATATAGATTTTGGAAAAATAAAGCTCTATGTAGGAAACTATGATTTTTGGTATGAATCTAGTAAGTTAGCTCAACAAATGATGAAAGATCAAAACAAGAAAAAAGAAGAAAAAGTAAAAGAATTACAAGCATTTATTGCAAGATTTAGTGCAAATGCATCTAAATCAAAGCAAGCTACTTCTCGTAAAAAATTATTAGAAAAAATTACTATAGATGATATACAACCATCCAGTAGAAGATATCCTTTTGTAGGATTTAAGCCTGAAAGAGAAGTTGGAAATGATATATTAATGGTAGAAGATTTAAATAAAACTATTGACGGGGAAGTAATTTTAAAAGATGTAAACTTCACTGTAAATAAAGGAGATAAAATTGCATTTGTAGGAGATGAAATCTCTATAACTACATTGTTCAAAATATTAATGGGTAAAATGGAAGCTGATAGTGGTAGCTTCAAATGGGGAGTAACTATAACTACAGCATATTTCCCTAAAGATAACTCAGAATTTTTTAATGATGTAGATTTAAATTTAGTTGATTGGATGAGACAATTCTCTGAAGATCAATCAGAAAGTTATTTAAGAGGATTTTTAGGTAGAATGCTTTTCTCTGGTGAAGAAGCACTAAAAAAAGCTAAAGTGCTTTCAGGTGGAGAAAAAGTAAGATGTATGTTATCTAAAATGATGCTAAGTAGCGCAAATGTATTAATACTTGACCAACCTACTAACCATTTAGATCTTGAATCAATTACAGCAGTAAATAATGGCTTAAGAGATTATAAGAGTAATGTATTATTTACATCTCATGACCACCAATTTATTGATACAGTAGCAAATAGAATAATAAAAATAACTCCAGAAGGCATGATTGATAAGATGATGACTTATGATGAGTTTTTAGAAACAGTAGAGTAA
- a CDS encoding VOC family protein, translating into MYNEFILFLGTNNLKKTDDFYRNVLELELYKDQKTCMIYKINQGSSIGFCTHINKTIDEKSPILTLIVDDVDKMYESIKNKGINIEDKPKKNEKFNIYHFFLKDNNGYTIEVQKFL; encoded by the coding sequence ATGTATAATGAGTTTATATTGTTTTTAGGAACAAATAATCTAAAAAAAACTGATGATTTTTATAGAAATGTATTAGAACTTGAACTTTATAAAGACCAAAAAACATGTATGATTTATAAAATAAATCAGGGATCATCTATTGGGTTTTGCACTCATATAAATAAAACTATAGATGAGAAAAGTCCTATTCTCACATTAATAGTTGATGATGTAGATAAAATGTATGAAAGTATTAAAAATAAGGGGATAAATATAGAAGATAAGCCTAAAAAGAACGAAAAGTTTAATATATATCATTTCTTTTTAAAGGATAATAATGGATACACTATAGAAGTACAAAAGTTTTTATAA
- the hemL gene encoding glutamate-1-semialdehyde 2,1-aminomutase: protein MEFEKSKKAFDEAKKYIPGGVNSPVRAFGSVDIAPIFIEKAKGSKIYDLDGNEYIDYICSWGPLILGHSNEKLVNGIEDEFKKGTSYGLPTQIETKMAKKIVDAYPSVEKVRMVNSGTEATMSALRLARAYTKKKKIIKFEGCYHGHSDGLLVKSGSGTLTYGIPTSPGVNSTVIEDTIVCEYNNIDSVKKAFQDSNDIAAVIVEPVAGNMGVVEAKKEFLEGLREITKEYNSLLIFDEVITGFRLSYSGAQGIYDINPDLTCFGKIIGGGLPVGAYGGKAEIMDMIAPLGGVYQAGTLSGNPLAMYMGYNTLEILENNKEIYCDLEKKAKKLEKGLNEHIEKLNIDVTINRVKAMICIFMSQGPVDSYSQVMKSDTDKYKVFFKEMLKQGILLPPAQFEGLFLSTAHTDCDIEKTIDAAGKAFKVAFKK from the coding sequence ATGGAATTTGAAAAGTCAAAGAAAGCATTTGATGAAGCTAAAAAATATATTCCAGGGGGAGTAAATAGCCCTGTAAGAGCTTTTGGTTCTGTAGATATAGCTCCAATATTTATAGAAAAAGCTAAAGGAAGTAAAATATATGATTTAGATGGAAATGAATATATTGACTATATTTGCTCATGGGGACCACTTATATTAGGACATAGTAATGAAAAGTTAGTAAATGGAATAGAGGATGAATTTAAAAAAGGTACAAGTTATGGACTTCCTACTCAAATAGAAACTAAAATGGCAAAGAAAATAGTAGATGCATACCCTTCAGTAGAAAAAGTGAGAATGGTAAATTCAGGGACAGAAGCTACAATGAGTGCCTTAAGACTTGCAAGAGCTTATACAAAAAAGAAAAAAATAATAAAATTTGAAGGTTGTTATCATGGTCATTCAGATGGATTACTTGTGAAGTCAGGTTCAGGTACACTTACTTATGGAATTCCTACAAGCCCTGGAGTAAATTCTACAGTAATAGAAGATACAATAGTATGTGAATATAACAATATAGATTCAGTGAAAAAAGCATTTCAAGATTCAAATGATATAGCAGCAGTAATAGTAGAACCAGTAGCAGGAAATATGGGAGTAGTTGAAGCCAAGAAAGAATTCCTAGAAGGTCTTAGAGAAATTACAAAGGAATATAACTCCCTACTTATATTTGATGAAGTTATAACAGGATTTAGATTATCATACTCTGGTGCCCAGGGAATATATGATATAAATCCAGATCTCACTTGCTTTGGAAAAATTATAGGTGGAGGACTTCCAGTAGGTGCTTATGGTGGAAAAGCTGAAATAATGGATATGATAGCACCATTAGGTGGTGTATATCAAGCAGGAACGCTTTCAGGGAACCCATTAGCAATGTATATGGGCTATAATACTTTAGAAATACTTGAAAATAACAAGGAAATATATTGTGATTTAGAAAAAAAGGCTAAGAAGTTAGAAAAAGGATTAAATGAACATATAGAAAAATTAAATATAGATGTGACTATAAATAGAGTAAAAGCTATGATATGTATATTTATGTCACAAGGACCTGTAGATAGTTACAGTCAAGTTATGAAATCAGATACAGATAAATATAAGGTATTCTTTAAAGAAATGCTAAAGCAAGGAATTCTTTTACCACCAGCACAATTTGAAGGATTATTTTTATCAACAGCACATACAGATTGCGATATAGAAAAAACAATAGATGCAGCAGGAAAGGCATTTAAAGTGGCTTTTAAAAAGTAG
- the hemB gene encoding porphobilinogen synthase encodes MIGSEKVELKNRPRRLRANEIIRNLVREAKLNIEDLVYPLFVVEGKGIKKEIPSLPNNYHFSIDKLVEEVKELTKLGIHYIMLFGLPDKKDNIGSSAYSNDGIVQRAIREVKKEITDIYIITDICMCQYTDHGHCGLLTEDGKIENDTTVEKLSKIAVSHAKAGADMVAPSDMMDGRIAHMRRELDSEGFKEIPIMSYSIKYASSFYGPFRDAAHSAPSFGDRSSYQMDFANPKESLREAEIDINEGADIIMVKPALSYLDIIRRVDEKYNIPIAAYNVSGEYAMIKMAIKNGLMDEKVIYESLLSIKRAGADIIITYFAKEIAEKLRGRN; translated from the coding sequence ATGATAGGAAGTGAGAAAGTGGAATTAAAAAACAGACCAAGACGTTTAAGGGCAAATGAGATAATAAGAAATTTAGTAAGAGAAGCTAAGTTAAACATAGAAGATTTAGTATATCCACTATTTGTAGTGGAAGGAAAAGGTATTAAAAAAGAAATTCCTTCATTACCAAATAATTATCATTTTTCAATAGATAAATTAGTTGAAGAAGTAAAAGAATTAACTAAATTAGGTATTCATTATATAATGTTATTTGGTTTACCTGATAAAAAGGATAATATCGGTAGTAGTGCATATAGTAATGATGGAATAGTTCAACGTGCAATAAGAGAAGTAAAAAAAGAAATTACAGATATATATATAATTACAGATATATGTATGTGTCAATATACAGATCATGGTCATTGTGGATTATTAACTGAAGATGGGAAAATAGAAAATGATACTACAGTTGAAAAACTATCAAAAATAGCAGTAAGTCATGCAAAAGCTGGAGCAGATATGGTAGCCCCATCAGATATGATGGACGGAAGAATAGCTCATATGAGAAGAGAACTTGATAGTGAAGGTTTTAAGGAGATACCTATTATGAGTTATAGTATAAAATATGCATCATCATTTTATGGGCCATTTAGAGACGCAGCTCATTCAGCACCATCATTTGGAGATAGAAGCAGTTATCAAATGGATTTTGCAAACCCTAAGGAATCATTAAGAGAAGCAGAGATTGATATAAATGAAGGTGCAGATATTATAATGGTAAAACCAGCACTTTCTTATCTTGATATAATAAGAAGGGTAGATGAAAAATATAATATACCAATAGCAGCATATAATGTAAGTGGTGAATATGCCATGATTAAGATGGCTATAAAAAATGGATTAATGGATGAAAAAGTGATATATGAATCATTATTATCTATAAAAAGAGCAGGAGCAGATATTATAATAACATATTTTGCAAAAGAAATAGCAGAAAAACTAAGGGGGAGAAATTAA
- the cobA gene encoding uroporphyrinogen-III C-methyltransferase, which produces MNKGKVYLIGAGPGDIGLITVKGMEKLKEADVIVYDRLVNDSLLKESKTECEMIYVGKKPNHHTLKQGEINKLLVEKAKEGKTVVRLKGGDPYVFGRGGEEGEELYKNNIEFEVVPGITSAIGGLCYAGIPITQRNVATSFHVFTGHLSDDEKEFDFESIVKLNGTLVFLMGMKNLEKITKGLMKYGKKPDTPVAIINWATRNNQKVITERLNKIYDYAVEKNMSSPSLIVIGDVVDYREKLSFFEKKPLHGKNIVVTRSRAQNSSMIEKLRELGANPIEFPTIKIEKLENTKLINEIKNIDKYNYIILTSENGVEIFFKELYKMGYDSRWLKNSKIVSIGKSTTEKLKQFGIVADIMPKTYKQEELYGLLKDKVKKGDNILLPRSAKGRKFIVEKLNQISNVCEIHTYTTVVDDSKSDDFIDNFKNVDYITFTSSSTVENFFEIVGKENKKLLSKAKLISIGPVTSSTIEELGFKVYSEAKEYTIDGIIDSILNDRK; this is translated from the coding sequence ATGAATAAAGGTAAAGTTTATCTTATAGGAGCAGGACCTGGGGATATAGGTCTTATTACAGTAAAAGGAATGGAAAAATTAAAGGAAGCTGATGTAATAGTATATGATAGATTAGTAAATGATAGCCTTTTAAAAGAATCTAAAACAGAATGTGAAATGATATATGTAGGCAAAAAACCAAATCATCATACACTTAAGCAAGGTGAAATAAATAAGTTATTGGTTGAAAAAGCCAAAGAAGGTAAAACAGTAGTAAGGTTAAAAGGTGGAGATCCTTATGTCTTTGGTAGAGGTGGAGAAGAAGGAGAGGAATTATATAAAAATAATATAGAATTTGAAGTAGTACCAGGAATTACTTCAGCAATTGGTGGGCTTTGTTATGCTGGAATTCCTATTACTCAAAGAAACGTTGCAACCTCATTTCATGTTTTCACAGGTCATTTAAGTGATGATGAAAAAGAATTTGATTTTGAATCTATAGTTAAATTAAATGGAACTTTAGTTTTTTTAATGGGAATGAAAAATTTAGAAAAAATAACTAAGGGATTAATGAAGTATGGTAAAAAACCTGATACTCCTGTTGCAATAATAAATTGGGCTACTAGAAATAATCAAAAAGTAATTACTGAAAGATTAAATAAGATATATGATTATGCAGTGGAGAAAAATATGTCTTCACCAAGTCTTATAGTAATAGGTGATGTGGTAGACTATAGAGAAAAATTAAGCTTCTTTGAGAAAAAACCACTACATGGTAAAAATATAGTTGTAACACGTTCACGAGCTCAAAATAGTTCTATGATAGAAAAATTACGAGAATTAGGAGCAAATCCAATAGAGTTTCCAACAATAAAAATAGAAAAACTAGAAAATACAAAGTTAATAAATGAAATAAAAAATATAGATAAATATAACTATATAATACTAACAAGTGAAAATGGAGTAGAAATATTTTTTAAAGAATTATATAAAATGGGTTATGATAGTAGATGGCTTAAAAACTCTAAAATAGTATCAATAGGTAAATCTACTACAGAAAAATTAAAACAATTTGGAATAGTAGCAGATATAATGCCTAAAACGTACAAACAAGAAGAATTATATGGACTATTAAAAGATAAAGTAAAAAAAGGTGACAATATACTTTTGCCTAGGTCAGCTAAAGGAAGAAAGTTTATAGTAGAAAAATTAAACCAAATATCAAATGTATGTGAAATACATACATATACCACAGTTGTAGATGATAGTAAAAGTGATGATTTCATAGATAATTTTAAAAATGTAGATTATATTACATTTACATCTTCATCTACTGTTGAAAATTTCTTTGAAATTGTAGGTAAAGAAAATAAGAAGTTATTAAGTAAGGCAAAACTAATATCAATAGGACCTGTTACGTCATCTACAATAGAGGAATTAGGATTTAAAGTATATAGTGAAGCAAAAGAATATACAATAGATGGAATAATAGATTCTATATTAAATGATAGGAAGTGA
- the hemC gene encoding hydroxymethylbilane synthase, whose translation MKIKVGSRGSKLALTQTRWVVDKLKEKNPNIDFEIKVIRTKGDKIKDIPLDKIGDKGLFVKEIENALLNGEIDIAIHSMKDMPSSLPTGLKFASIPEREDARDVLILKAGYSDLDSLPRGSKIGTGSKRRKYQLLNYRDDLEIVPIRGNIETRIEKIKTENLDGVVLAAAGIKRLGLEEKISMYLPNEIILPSPSQGALALEIREDDKQLEDMIDSISSKQACIQVKAERAFLKGVNGGCHIPIGAYATINGDEIILDTLFGDEDGKKLVRKTKSSKISEAEELGLELAKTVLEEFGDE comes from the coding sequence ATGAAAATAAAAGTAGGCTCTAGAGGAAGTAAATTAGCTCTGACCCAAACGAGATGGGTAGTAGATAAATTAAAGGAGAAAAATCCCAATATAGACTTTGAGATAAAAGTAATACGCACAAAAGGTGATAAAATAAAAGATATTCCATTAGATAAAATAGGTGACAAGGGATTATTTGTAAAAGAAATTGAAAATGCTTTATTAAACGGTGAAATAGATATAGCAATTCATAGCATGAAAGATATGCCTTCTAGTTTGCCAACTGGACTTAAATTTGCATCTATACCTGAGAGAGAAGATGCAAGAGATGTTCTTATATTAAAAGCAGGATATAGTGACTTAGATAGTCTTCCAAGAGGATCTAAAATTGGTACTGGAAGCAAAAGAAGAAAGTATCAATTATTAAATTATAGAGATGATTTAGAAATAGTACCTATTAGAGGTAATATTGAAACTAGAATAGAAAAGATAAAAACTGAAAATTTAGATGGAGTAGTTTTAGCTGCAGCAGGTATTAAACGATTAGGATTAGAAGAAAAAATTTCTATGTATTTACCTAATGAAATAATATTACCATCACCTAGTCAAGGTGCACTTGCACTAGAAATAAGGGAAGATGATAAACAGTTAGAAGATATGATAGATTCTATATCTTCAAAACAAGCTTGTATTCAAGTAAAAGCTGAAAGAGCATTTTTAAAAGGGGTTAATGGGGGCTGTCATATACCAATAGGAGCATATGCAACTATAAATGGTGATGAAATAATTCTTGATACATTGTTTGGAGATGAAGATGGTAAAAAATTAGTTAGAAAAACAAAGAGTTCAAAAATTAGTGAAGCAGAAGAACTAGGATTAGAACTTGCAAAAACTGTATTAGAGGAGTTTGGAGATGAATAA